Part of the Acomys russatus chromosome 19, mAcoRus1.1, whole genome shotgun sequence genome, CCCTACAATGGAGCAGTATTCAAAATCTCGCTTTCTTGTCCCATTGTGTGTGATTCTTTTGCTAAATgggtacacaaagaaaatgaaatttatcaaCAAGTACAAAATCCAGATAATAAATAGGCAGGATCCAATGTACTTCTCAGCTTGGCTTTTGTGATCTGACCAACACGATTTTTTAGGATTGATGGTGACAGCCTGAAAGACACTCAAGAGACATGTGGTTCCAATGGACACACTCCGGGCAGTTCGTTGAGTGTACAATACGAATTTGCATCCAAAATCAGTCAAGAACTGCTTCAATCCCCAAATTGCCATTCTTTGGGGAACTCCTGCAGAAAGAATGATCAAGGCATTGGCTGCCATTAGATGCATGAGATTCAAATCTGTGGGCTTCAGTTTGTATTCTCTGTAGTAAAGACCGAGAtagcagaagaaaagagaaaattttccCAAAGTTTCAGTGGTTGTTTGTGATAAGAAAACTATTTTGATTGCCAGATCCCAGAAGTTCATTTTGTGATTTAACACAATTTCCTTTAGAGTATGACCACACAGTCCCTCTGGTTTAATGAATAAGTTGAAAAGATTGCAGGTTGGGGTGAAAGAAGAATCCACCAATCCATGGAGCCACTGATAGACTGAAACAGAGGGTACTTTATACTCCTGAGTACAAAGCCAGAAGAGAAACATAAAATCACCTCTTCCAGAACTTCTTGATAAGAATGGTTACTTTCCATTGTTTTACTGTGAGTTTGTTCAATACTTATAATATACATAGtgatggaagaagagacaaaaagtTTCACATGAAATGAATCATTCAAGATGACTTGATGTTGGCCagtgagaataataaataaataataataataaaataaataataataaaaacaaacatgataCAAGATATTCAGAACTTATTCATATTTTCTAGGAATGATGTAGAACAAGTGCACTTTAATAATTGTAACAAACTatcttaaactttaaaattatttttaatttatatattcacactACTTCCTGATCTTAATCCCCCTCCATATTCGTCTTTCAGTTCCTCTCTCTCATGCACCTCCCCCTGTCTTCCCCTtgacctcagaaaaggggagcccaagacacaaacacacacacacacacacacacacacacacacacacacacacacacacccctcggTACAAAAGGAGTGAGTCTATCCTCATCCACttagaccagacaaggcagcctggaTAAGGCAAAGTGATtgacagcaggcaacagagtccatagacAGAAGCCACTctacttactaggggacccatatgaagatcaAACTGACCATCCATTACATGTGTGTTGAGGGCGTAGATCTAGTGCATGCGTGTTCTTTGGCTGGGCTTCCATC contains:
- the LOC127203587 gene encoding vomeronasal type-1 receptor 4-like, with the protein product MNFWDLAIKIVFLSQTTTETLGKFSLFFCYLGLYYREYKLKPTDLNLMHLMAANALIILSAGVPQRMAIWGLKQFLTDFGCKFVLYTQRTARSVSIGTTCLLSVFQAVTINPKKSCWSDHKSQAEKYIGSCLFIIWILYLLINFIFFVYPFSKRITHNGTRKRDFEYCSIVGNNQMSDAFYAALVVCPEVFLSGLIAWSSGSMIVLLFRHKQVAQHIRSTHNSRRNSPESRATQHILSLVSVFLCFYTLSSFLRGCIALLPKHNWWLRNITPFISLCFPSFGPFVLMNHYSVMPRLSLFWIRNKPS